From a region of the Arachis ipaensis cultivar K30076 chromosome B09, Araip1.1, whole genome shotgun sequence genome:
- the LOC107614810 gene encoding histidine-containing phosphotransfer protein 4, whose product MERSQPRRQVAAMKQSLFDQGLLDEQFIQLEELSDDANPNFVEEIVTLYYRDSSRLISSIEQALIGAKKVKAECTLFREYCRTGNAEG is encoded by the exons ATGGAGAGAAGCCAACCAAGGAGGCAAGTTGCTGCCATGAAACAATCCCTTTTTGATCAG GGATTATTGGATGAACAATTTATCCAGTTGGAAGAGTTATCAGATGATGCTAATCCAAACTTTGTTGAAGAAATTGTCACCCTTTATTATCGTGATTCATCTCGCCTTATCTCAAGCATAGAACAAGCACt CATCGGAGCCAAAAAGGTGAAAGCAGAGTGCACTCTCTTTAGGGAATATTGTAGGACAGGAAATGCTGAAGGGTAA
- the LOC107617974 gene encoding protein PAF1 homolog (The sequence of the model RefSeq protein was modified relative to this genomic sequence to represent the inferred CDS: added 145 bases not found in genome assembly), with product MASYRPFPPQSSQNPNHQYNQNWSGGYGGGGGGDPSTSNSFPPQPYNQMPPNSNFHSHGGGAAPPPPPPSHHPYPYPPPPPPPPENSYPPPPPPPPSSHGAPMFYPSSQYSQYGQQPPPPPPPLPPSSPPPSNSIPPPPPPPSSPPPPPASAPPPPPPKDERRMHSRDKGPIKEGYEHSNHGNPHKQQKPSAVPPMPVKKPNGVQGRVETEEERRLRKKREFEKQRQEEKHRQQLKESQNSVLQKTQMMSSGKGHGSGSVAGSRMAAEKRTTPLLSAERIENRLKKPTTFLCKMKFRNELPDPSAQPKLMAFKRDKDQYTKYTITSLEKMYKPKLFVEPDLGIPLDLLDLSVYNPPSVRLPLAPEDEDLLRDDVAATPIKKDGLKRKDRPTDKGVAWLVKTQYISPLSMDSTKQSLTEKQAKELREMRGGRSMLDSRNNRERQIREIEASFEAAKSRPVHATNKSLYPVEVLPLLPDFDRYDEQFVIAAFDNAPTADSEMYGKLDKSVRDACESKALMKSYVATGSDPANPEKFLAYMTPTPGQLSKDIYDENEDVSYSWVREYHWDVRGDDADDPTTFLVAFDESEARYLPLPTKLVLRKKRAKEGRSSDEVEQFPIPARVTVRRRSNVAAIERKDSQVYTSSKASTSKRRGLEMDDDLEQHHRHNYQSSGAEDDMSD from the exons ATGGCCTCTTACAGGCCCTTCCCTCCGCAATCTAGTCAAAACCCTAACCATCAGTATAATCAGAATTGGAGTGGTGgttatggtggtggtggtggtggagaccCTTCTACTTCAAATTCATTCCCTCCACAACCTTATAACCAAATGCCCCCAAATTCAAATTTCCATTCTCATGGTGGGGGTGCTgcaccaccacctcctcctccttccCATCACCCCTACCCTTATCCACCACCTCCACCGCCACCACCCGAAAATTCATACCCGCCTCCACCTCCACCACCACCTTCTTCACATGGTGCTCCTATGTTTTACCCTTCTAGTCAATACTCTCAGTATGGGCAGCAGCCACCTCCACCACCTCCCCCTCTGCCTCCATCTTCGCCTCCGCCGAGCAATTCTATCCCACCTCCACCCCCTCCACCTTCCTCGCCACCTCCTCCTCCTGCTTCAGCTCCTCCCCCGCCGCCACCAAAGGATGAGAGACGGATGCATAGCCGAGATAAAGGGCCGATAAAGGAAGGTTATGAGCATTCAAATCATGGAAATCCTCATAAACAGCAGAAGCCTTCTGCTGTTCCTCCAATGCCAGTGAAGAAGCCGAACGGGGTGCAGGGGAGGGTTGAGACAGAAGAAGAGAGGAGgttaaggaagaagagagaatttGAGAAGCAGAGGCAAGAAGAGAAGCATAGGCAGCAGCTGAAGGAATCACAGAACAGTGTCTTGCAGAAGACTCAGATGATGTCATCTGGGAAGGGGCATGGTTCGGGTTCGGTTGCAGGGTCTCGAATGGCAGCAGAGAAGAGAACTACACCCTTATTGAGTGCGGAGAGAATTGAAAATAGGTTGAAAAAGCCAACAACATTTTTGTGCAAAATGAA ATTCCGAAATGAACTTCCAGATCCAAGTGCACAACCTAAGCTTATGGCGTTCAAGAGGGATAAAGATCA ATATACGAAATATACAATCACATCGCTGGAGAAAATGTACAAACCCAAACTTTTTGTGGAACCAGATCTTGGGATTCCTCTGGACCTGCTTGACCTCAGTGTTTATAA CCCTCCCAGTGTCAGACTACCTCTTGCTCCTGAAGACGAAGATTTGTTGCGAGATGATGTTGCGGCTACTCCTATAAAGAAAGACGGCTTAAAAAGAAAAGACAGGCCTACTGATAAAGGTGTAGCTTGGCTTGTCAAAACACAATATATATCTCCCCTCAGCATGGATTCAACAAAACAG ACAAATCTTTGTATCCTGTTGAGGTTTTGCCTTTGTTACCTGATTTTGATAG GTATGATGAACAGTTTGTTATTGCTGCATTTGATAATGCTCCTACAGCTGATTCAGAAATGTATGGTAAGTTGGACAAATCTGTTCGTGATGCCTGTGAATCAAAG GCACTTATGAAAAGTTATGTTGCAACTGGCTCAGATCCTGCAAATCCTGAGAAATTTTTGGCTTACATGACCCCAACACCTGGACAG CTGTCAAAGGATATATATGATGAAAATGAAGATGTCTCATATTCTTGGGTTCGCGAGTATCACTGGGAT GTTCGGGGTGATGATGCAGATGACCCTACAACATTCTTAGTTGCATTTGATGAGTCAGAAGCACGTTATTTG CCTCTTCCAACAAAACTTGTTTTAAGAAAAAAGAGGGCTAAAGAGGGAAGATCAAGTGATGAGGTCGAGCAATTTCCAATACCTGCAAGAGTGACTGTAAGGCGAAGGTCGAATGTTGCAGCAATCGAGCGAAAGGATTCACAG GTTTATACAAGTTCGAAAGCCAGTACTTCAAAGAGAAGGGGTCTAGAAATGGATGATGATCTCGAACAGCATCATCGACACAATTATCAATCTAGTGGAGCTGAAGATGACATGTCTGATTAA
- the LOC110267257 gene encoding uncharacterized protein LOC110267257: protein MGVPLKNGVEAAPDSEDEAWTIPSQQWHTGEPNPFDSRYGGSKLDLVVPAACMIRIEMGCRCCLLRKLWGPSSPIQRLREMPSDGSGSRLYLVDEIPSVYVSDYRSSVQCGGTSVGSTPRRWKI from the exons ATGGGAGTCCCGTTGAAGAACGGCGTCGAAGCAGCGCCGGACAGCGAAGATGAAGCGTGGACCATCCCCTCCCAACAGTGGCATACCGGCGAACCGAACCCGTTCGACTCCAGATATGGAGGCTCCAAGTTAG ATCTAGTAGTTCCAGCTGCATGCATGATACGGATAGAAATGGGTTGCCGTTGTTGTTTGCTACGTAAGTTGTGGGGCCCATCTTCTCCCATTCAG AGGTTGAGAGAGATGCCTTCCGACGGATCTGGAAGTCGGTTGTATTTGGTGGATGAAATCCCGAGTGTTTATGTCAGCGATTACCGATCGAGTGTGCAGTGTGGTGGGACAAGTGTAGGAAGCACACCCAGACGTTGGAAAATCT AA